DNA from Longimicrobiaceae bacterium:
CCGCCGCGGCGATGGCGTACGCCGTTCGCACGCCCAGCTCCGCCGCCCGCGGGTCGCGCGCCTCCTCCAGCACGGAGCCGATCAGCTCCAGGTGCAGCACCCCGTCCCCCCGCACCGGCCCGAACGCACGCATTCCCAGCGGCTCGAGCACCTCCGGGTACACCTCGTACGCGCGCCCGTCCAGCGTGCGCGCCAGGATCGCCCAGGCAAGCGGCGCGCGGAGCGAGTCCGGGAGGCGCGGGTCCACCAGCGCCTGCTCCGCCATGCGGAAGGGGCTCCCCAGCCCGAGCCGCAGCCGCTCCAGGTACGCCACCGCCAGCGCGGCCTCGGCGGACACCGAGTCCGGGTCCTGCACCGCGCGCGTCTCCCGGATCAGCGCCGCCGCGTGCAGCCGCCCGCGCCTCAGCTCCCGCGCCGCGTCGGGCGGGGAGGGCGCATGCGGCTGCGCGCACCCGGCCAGGAGGCCGAGCATCGACAGCAGCAGGAGGAAGCGCGGGTGCAGCATCGTACGGCAGGTTGGCTTGGGTTCCTATAGACATACCCGTCGCGGGCCGGCGGGGTCCGGCGGCATCCACGCCATCGGCCGCGCGAAGTGGTTGCGGCCGAAGGAGATCCGTCTTCCTCCGGGACGGTGCGCGGAGGAATCGCCTGCTGGAGAACGGGATGGAGACGGAGAGCGGGCGGGGTACCGCGTGACGCAGAGCGAGCCGGTGCGCTCACCGGGAGCCGCATCGGGGCGGTGCGGAGCGAGCGGACGGGTATTTCCGACGGGTATTTCCGGGGATGCAACAATATATCGGTGAATCCGCCCCGGGAGAAGGGCCCCTTACGCCCGCGGCACCTCGCCCATCAGTGCGAAGACGTTGTCCTCCGTGTCGCGCAGGAAGGCCATCCACAGGTCGTGGTCGGGCATGCGCGCGATCAGGTGGGGATCCCCCTCGGCCCGGACGCCGCGCCCGGTGAGCGCGGCGAAGGCGGCGTGGACGTCGTCCACCCGGTAGTAGAGGATGGAGGCGGGGTGGTCGAGCTCCGGCTTCTCCGGGAGGGCGAGCATCAGCCGGATGGCGCCGCACTGGAAGAAGGCCGCGCCGGGGATCTCGAAGAGGAGCGGGAGCTCCAGCGTGTCGCGGTAGAACGCCACGGCGCGGGGCAGGTCGCGCACGTTGACCGCCACCTGGCCGATCCCGCCGATCCCGACTCCGCTGCGGGTGTCCGTCATCGTGGGCTCCGGGAGGAGGGTGGAGAGTACGGGACGGCCGCGCTCAGGCGGCGGCCAGCGCCTCGCCGAGGCGGCGCGCCAGCTCCGGCGGGTCCGAGGTGCGCACGGCCACCTCCGGCGTGCCGTGCCAGGCGGCGCATTCGCGCAGCGCCCGCGCCAGGTCGCGCACCAGGCCGCCGGTGACGCGGACCCCCGGCTCCAGGTGGAGGGCGCGGACCTCGAAGACGCCCTCCCGGCGGTGCGCCTTGGGATCCAGCCGCCCCACCAGCGCGCCGCGGCGGAGGATGGGGAGGACGAAGTAGCCGAAGCGCCGCTTCGGCGCGGGGGTGTAGCACTCCAGCCGGTAGTCGAACCCGAACAGCTCGCGCGCGCGCGCCCGGTCCCACACCAGCGGGTCGAAGGGGGAGAGCACGGTGGTGAGCCGCGGGCGGATCTCCCCCGCGGCGGCGCGCTCCGCCGTTTCCCGGTGGTCCGGGTGCACGTACCCGGGCTCCGTCCACCCCTCCACCTCCACCCGGAGCAGCGCCCCCTCCCCGGCCAGCCGCTCCGGGACCAGGGGCGTCCCCCGCTTCGGCATGCGGAAGTAGTCGGCCACCCAGCGCGCCTTCGCCACCCCCAGCGCCCGCACGGACTGGAGCACCAGGGCCCGGTCCGTCTCCTCCTTGGGCGGGAGGCGCGCGTCGTCCCAGCCGGGGAGCACCCGCTGGCGCAGGTCGTACACCCGCTGGAATCGCTCGCGCCGGGCGATCATCAGCTCGCCCGCCGTGAAGAGCGACTCCAGCATCCGCTTCTCCGGCTTCCACTCCCACCACCCGCCCGGCCTGCCGTCCGTCCGCTCGAAGTCGGCCGAGCGCACCGGGCCGCGCTCGCGGATGGTCGCCAGCAGCCGCTCCACCTCGTCCCGCTTCGCCATGAGAGGCGCCGAGTACTTCCAGCGCATGGCCTCGGCGTTCAGCATGCGGTGCCGGAAGAGCGGGAAGCTCTCCGTGGGGAGGAAGCACGCCTCGTGCGCCCAGTACTCGAAGAGCGCCCCCTCCGCCAGCAGCTCCTCCAGCCAGCGCTGCGGGTAGTCGCCCAGGCGGCTCCAGAGCACCAGGTACGGGCTGCGCGCCACCACGTGGATGGTGTCGATCTGCAGCGCCCCCATCCGCCGGATCGTCTCCAGCACGTCCGCCTTCGTCGCCCTGCGCCGCGGCCGCGCATCCAGCCCCTGCGCCGCCAGCATCAGCGCCCGCGCCCCCTCCACGCTCAGCCGAAGATCAGCCATCCTCCCCCGTTTCGCACCTCGCACTTCGCACTCCCTACAGCTTCCGCAGCCGCACCCGCTCCACCCGGTGGTCCTCGCCCTTTTCCAGCACCAGCGTGGCCCGCTCGCGCGTGGGGAGCACGTTCTCGCGGAGGTTCACGGCGTTGATCGTCGCCCACACGTGCCGGCCGAAGGCGGTCGCCTCGTCCTGCGGCAGGGCGGCGTACCGGTGGAAGTACGACGCGGGGTCGCGGAACGCGGTTGCGCGCAGCCGCTGGAAGCGCTGCAGGAACCAGCTCTCCAGCATTTCCTCGGCGGCGTCGATGTACAGCGAGAAGTCGATGAAGTCGGAGACGAACACGCGCGGCGGCCGGCCGTCGCCCCCGCCGGCCTGCAGCACGTTCAGCCCCTCCAGGATCAGGATGTCCGGCTGGCGCACGGTGAGCTCCGCCTCCGGGACGATGTCGTACACCAGGTGCGAGTACACCGGGGCGCGCACCTCCTCCCGGCCGGACTTCACGTCGGCCAGGAAGCGGATCAGCCGGCGCACGTCGTAGCTCTCCGGGAACCCCTTGCGGTGCATGATCCCGCGCGCCTCCAGCTCCCGGTTGGGGTAGAGGAAGCCGTCGGTGGTCACCAGGTCCACCCTCGGGTGGTCCGGCCAGCGGGCCAGGAGCGCCTGCAGCACGCGCGAGGTGGTGCTCTTCCCACCCGCCACGCTCCCGGCCACCGCGATCACGTACGGCACCTTGGCCGCGGGGTGGGCCAGGAAGGTGTCGGTGACGCGGTGCAGCTGCTGCGCCGCGGCCACGTACAGGTTGAGGAGGCGGGAGAGGGGGAGGTAGATGTCCGTCACCTCCTCCATGGACACGAACTCGTCGGCGCTGCGGAGCGCGGCCAGGTCCTCTT
Protein-coding regions in this window:
- a CDS encoding VOC family protein, which translates into the protein MTDTRSGVGIGGIGQVAVNVRDLPRAVAFYRDTLELPLLFEIPGAAFFQCGAIRLMLALPEKPELDHPASILYYRVDDVHAAFAALTGRGVRAEGDPHLIARMPDHDLWMAFLRDTEDNVFALMGEVPRA
- a CDS encoding crosslink repair DNA glycosylase YcaQ family protein, whose amino-acid sequence is MADLRLSVEGARALMLAAQGLDARPRRRATKADVLETIRRMGALQIDTIHVVARSPYLVLWSRLGDYPQRWLEELLAEGALFEYWAHEACFLPTESFPLFRHRMLNAEAMRWKYSAPLMAKRDEVERLLATIRERGPVRSADFERTDGRPGGWWEWKPEKRMLESLFTAGELMIARRERFQRVYDLRQRVLPGWDDARLPPKEETDRALVLQSVRALGVAKARWVADYFRMPKRGTPLVPERLAGEGALLRVEVEGWTEPGYVHPDHRETAERAAAGEIRPRLTTVLSPFDPLVWDRARARELFGFDYRLECYTPAPKRRFGYFVLPILRRGALVGRLDPKAHRREGVFEVRALHLEPGVRVTGGLVRDLARALRECAAWHGTPEVAVRTSDPPELARRLGEALAAA
- the coaA gene encoding type I pantothenate kinase → MDATTTQASSGFSPYISFAREEWARLRGNTPLTLSEEDLAALRSADEFVSMEEVTDIYLPLSRLLNLYVAAAQQLHRVTDTFLAHPAAKVPYVIAVAGSVAGGKSTTSRVLQALLARWPDHPRVDLVTTDGFLYPNRELEARGIMHRKGFPESYDVRRLIRFLADVKSGREEVRAPVYSHLVYDIVPEAELTVRQPDILILEGLNVLQAGGGDGRPPRVFVSDFIDFSLYIDAAEEMLESWFLQRFQRLRATAFRDPASYFHRYAALPQDEATAFGRHVWATINAVNLRENVLPTRERATLVLEKGEDHRVERVRLRKL